CCTTCTGATGGAAAGTAACCATCAGTTTTGAACATTCCCTGTTATATATACAAAACAAAACACTCAGAGGGGTTGCTTCTACGTGCATTCGGTAAGAATAAACCATCTTTGTAAACGAAGAAAAGTAAATATAGATGGATAAGATACTTACAAAAGCTGATCTCGAGTATACTTGCTATACTTCTCGCAAGTTTTAGTCCACTCCTTAGCCACACCTAGTGTACATTGAGCGGTAAATATAGCTGCAGCTGCTAGCATTGAAGGTGGGAACCTAAGCGTTTCGTACTCAACAAGGCATAGCTCGGTCATGAAAAATGACAGAAGCTCCACCTGATTCAAGAATATCCGAAAATTTGTCAGTACTTAGTCATGATTCACAAATCTTGTCGTTTCTCTAAGATAATTTAGTACTAGTAAGTTTATGATAACCTTCTTATCGGACTGAGCAGCTTTAAGAAATCGCTTCATAAACATATACGTCGTAGGCACTGATAGTTTGAACTGTAAAGTATTGATCATCAACTTCTCCTGCAGAACGTACTCGATCAAAGTCATATGGCAGGCTAGGAGAACTTTGgcaaaatgaaattttaattacCATTCCAAGCACTTCTATCCCGGTGTAAGCCTTGTCGGAGATCAAAATTAAATCCTGGACGACAGGAACTGAAACTTCTTCGTACTTGCAAGCGAGAAACAAAGCTGTTACCCCAACCAGCTGGAGTTCTTTCCTAACCACTGGCTGGACAGCCAAGAATCTATCGATAAGATTAACGGTCAAGTACAAAGTCTCCTCCATCAGTTCAAACTTGTAATGTACCTACACAGATTTGATTGAACATTAGTGAGACCAGAAGCCCTTCTGTTGTTTCACGGATTTCGGAGAGGCTACGAGTTATTGTTTTTATACCTCAATCAGCCAGTCAATGAGAATTGCTCTCATCCTCTCATTGATATCGAATTGTTGTTTCATGTAGTTTGGAGGGGCACAAGCAGAACTctgaaatgaaatataaatttataaaagtgCCTCCGTCAAACGGATATCCAGAAAGCTGTACAAATTTTATCTCATCCGGTCATTCTTTGGGTGTATAGAGCAAGCTACAGAGAGAACTTGAACAAGTAAAATAAGCAACGATGCTATTATTGGCACGAAAACTACTACTCGAAGGTTAACTAAAGTAGTTTCCCATTCAAAGCTTTGCATTATAAGTCCATTTTCCGCTAAAGGCAACATGAATAGCACCTGCCTATATTGTAATACGTAAAAGGAAGGACAAGTAACCAACTATGCTACTATTGGCACAAAAACTACAACAGGATACGAACGTTAGTTGGCCATTATGATCAAGAACTCACTCTCGAGAATCTTATATACCTTGCATATAATACTGGGAATCTGGTTAGCATCCATACTTAAGAATGAAAGAACAAAGTGAACGTCTAATGATCAgctttttgtttcattttagatcaataagttttatatttaaagCCTAATCCTGTTTATGAAAATGCACAAACATACTTCTAAGAATCAATCGTCTTAAATACGGTGGTCAGGTAGAGAACCTATATAAAACCTTAACAACAGCAACATATCCGATGTAGttccacaagtggggtctggggaagGTAGGATGTACGCAAACAATATTTAAATGGGATCTCAATATATAAGTTTAAAAAAGCTTCTACAAAAGGTGCGATCGTGTTGGAATATATTTCTCACCTCAATCTTCTTGTAGTAAGCATGAATATCATCAATGTACTCCACAGCAGCTAGTACGTTCTTTTTATCAGCACGATCTATGTCCACAATTAACGCCTTTTCTATTTCTTCCATCTCTATCTCTTCATCctacataataaaaaaaacaaaaaatagataGCGATCGATAAATCTTCCAGAATGAGTATGTATATGAATCAACTATACCATCCGATCAATTTCCTCCATCATTGCTTCTGTGTGTTGGACAGACATTGGCACAACATAGTCACTTGTAGCCTTGTAATCTTCAACATCGGTAATGATGACACCTTCTAGTTCATTTCCATTAGGTGCTGTTTCGACCACTGTCTTTGTTACCTGCGGAAGATAACACCATCAACACCTCCTGACATAACTAGCATACTCCAAGATGGTACTCGTTGAAAAATATACCTCGAGTGATGGTTGTTGCGGCTTGTCAGCCACTTGTGCAGCATACTTCCTGAGGCAAGAATCCCCCGTAATATTACAAGAAAAGCAGACGAAATGATAAAAGTATTTAACAGTAAGAGCTATCTGAAGTCTCAACCAAGAATCAAAGTCTGACCTCGTGACTGGTCGATGAATTGGATTCATTTCACCATCCACATACTTGCTACAAAGAATTGGAAAGATCATAAATGGAATTGCGATAAAAAAAGACATCTTGGAACTTAATACATTAAAGAGTTTGATCATATTTCTTACTCGGTGACTCCATTTTTCTTGCGTAGCTTACAAGGGTATTGTGGAGCTTCAACTATGTTCCCATTTATTGTGCTCAGAGCCCTCCTATTATTCCCCATTACCCCTAGTAGCGAAAAAAAAACGATAAATTTTCCATCTTCATAAGTTAATTCAAATCAGATACAATAGTCTATACATGATTTTAactattcaaaattcaaatcataCCTCGAAGAATCGAAGGCCTTACAACACCTTGGGAATTTTCATTTGATCCAACCATCTTGAacctaaataaaaattgaacaacaaacaacattaaAAACCCAaacttaattttcaaaaaaaagttcAATCTTTAAAGGGAAAAATCAAGAATCAAGCTAAAAAATAAATCGCAGAGCACAAACCGAAAACATCAACCTGCACAAAATCAAGAACCCTTTATactaattctcaaaaagatctAATCTTTTAGTGCAAAAATgattcaaaaaaacaaaaaacctgCAAAATTAAGAACCATTTATACTAAAAAAAGCAGCCCCATGCACTAAGCTTTTGCTATACGCGTGCAGAGCAGGTCTACTGTACACAGTCTTACCCTGCATTTCTACAAGAGATTGTTTCCACTGAAAGAACCATTTATACTGATTCTCAAAAAGATCTAATCTTTCAGTAGAAAACCcccaaataattcaaaaaaatacaaacaatgAACATAAACCTGCAAAATCAAGAACCCTTTATACTAAACAAGAAGCCCACGGGGCTCGATCAATTATACACAGTTTTATCGTGCATTTCTATAAGAGGTTGTTTCCACGACAAGAACCCTTTATACTATCAAAAAGAGATCTAATCGAAACTAATCTAAATGAATCAATAactcaaaaattaaatagaaagaCGATGAACATCAACCTTCAAAGGCAGCCCCGTGCACTAAGCTTGCACGCAGGGCAGGTCTACTGTACACAGTCTTACCCTGCATTTCTACAAGAGACTGTTTCCACAGAAAGAACCATTTATACTGATTCTCAAAAAGATCTAATCTTTCAATAGAAAACCCcccaaataattcaaaaaaatacaaacaatgAACATAAACCTGCAAAATCAAGAATACTTTATACTAAACAAAAAGCCCACGGGGCTCGATCAATTATACACAGTTTTATCATGCATTTCTACAAGAGGCCTTTATCGTCAAAAGGATCTAATAGAAACTAATCTAAATgaatcaaaaattcaaaaaattaaatcgaAAGACAGACTAACATCAACCTTCAAAAATCAAGAACCTTTATACAGATTCTCAAAAAGATCCAATCTTTCAGtaaaaattacccaaaataattcaaaaaaaaaatgaaaacagaGAAACTATAAACTTAACACAattcaactatttataaaaaaaaaaatgtctcactctctctatttttttatcTACAAATTAATTTAGAGCTAAAGGCAaaataattgtattatttttttgtttttgtttgtattttttttaaaattattttgaaaacaacggctagtatatatatattggctaAAATGAAAAGTCGTGTATTTTCCCACCTAGGTCTTAGCGGTTactcattcaaaaaaaataaatattaaaagcaTTTAATGATGTAATGACTTGGTTTTTTTCACTATTAAAGAAATTAGTCTAGACATCATTCCAATAAATTCGTGTATTTAGTCGAATTTTAATATAGATACAGAACATTAACGAGCGGAGCTCTCTATATTAAGTTTGATATGACTTGATTTCACTTAGACATGATACGTAAATATGTTCTTTAATTTGGTCTCATTTTACGTTTAAGCCTTGCAAGTTGGGATATACATAAGTATGTAACGCTTCAGTTTGTatgaaattgaacaagtagacacatgagTCGTACGTGGCACAATACATGTAGGATGGCATATAgtacatgtgtgtctatttgttcaaatttatacaagtttaagcgTTTTGTGCATCCaaaagggcataaatgtgatttgaaaataagtcaaatgacatatgtattatgtctttcGCTTAATCAGAGGTGTTGGATTTGAGTTTTTCTAGTACAAATTCATCTTCGTTAAAGAGCATTTTACTCCTTAACGAGAGACTTTCCAATGCAAATTCAGAATTAGCGAACTTCAATATGGATACAGAATATCAATGATGCAGAAATAATAGACAATTGAACTTTTATAAAGTTGAACATGTAAACACATGATTCGTATGtgaaataatacaaataagACCGAAATTGTCACATAGGATACCACGTAGGGCGTGCGTGTCTATTTGTTCAGCTTACTAAACGTTTAAATATCTATTTGTGTAAATCAAAACGAGTAAACTTGGAGGGCATAAATATAAATCGATATCAATTTAAagaacatatttatgtattaatttttttttgaattttatgatttttaaattaaagacaTATGACGTTTAATTTTGTCATATTGAACAtgttatagaaaaaattaaaattaaagagttataaaaaaattaaaatggactaaaaaataaaacaaacaaattataatAGGGGAAGTAATATTTGTTGAATCCCTTTATATCAATTCACATTTTAggcatgatatttttatattattttacattttcttataatttgttttttggATTTTCCACAGCTGTACCATTACCTTGTTTCCATATATTAAGTACAGTCAATGGTCAAAAAATGTTTGTTTGTATCCAAATTATTGAATTGAGATGTTTATTCTTTTTGgtataatatatcaatatatcttttaatatCATTTCATTAGATATTTTTGTCCTCTAATTTTGGATTTGATAAaagtcatttaaaattttatataaagttaaataaatagcCATATTTGTAATATGTCGTGTCTTAAATGTCATCGGAAGTCAAGTTAAAGGGCAaataatatataagatataatacataaatgtattatttaacTTGGCTTTAATTTTTGGTGTGCATATGTAGGCACttgaacttgtataaagttgaataaatagacacatgAGTCCTACGTGATATAACACACCACGTAGGATACAAATTGTCATGTAGGATGTCGCGTAGGAcgtgtgtgtctatttgttcaactttatacaagtttacgtgtctacttgtgcacagtCAAAGTTGGAGAGCATAAATATGAGTTAAGACTaagttaaatgacatatttatattttatgcctaatatataaacatattttttaattttatctcaaCTGACATATATGTCCTCCAACTTTGAATGGGTACacgtagacacttaaacttgtataaagttaaacaaGTAAACACATGCGTcctacataaaaatttcaaccTACAcagtgtcctacgtgtattatgtCACGTAGGACGTCAATATTTGcttattcaactttatataagtttaaatgTCTATTTGTACACACAATTAATCGAAGTGCATAAATATAAGACATAGACAAgttaaataatacatttatgtattatgtgttaaataataaaatttgaaccCACCAAATCAAATagattatcaaaaaattataattttgaattacaCATATTACGTGAACTCAGTAACTTTTGTTCGTAAAACGAAAAAGGGGGAACTTGTGAAAAGTACCGAATTAACTAACTTTCAAAATCTCAACACTTGGAAGCCCGCAAAAAGCGTTTAGTCTCTTTCTTCTCCTCCAACTTTCAACAGAATTTTCCACTGTAACTATTTTTTCCCACTTTTTTCCAATTAGTTTATCGAAATCGAAAATCGAAATCGAAATCAAAGCCTtaactttttcttaaaaaaaagattagGTTATGGTTTTGATTtcgtttcattttttttcaactttcaaaCAGAGGATACTCTGTTTATTTTTCGAGGAAATCAAATGGCGTTGGATCGAGATCACGAGCTTGAAGATGGGGTAACCGTAGAGGAGGAATTCGGATCAAGCTGTCAAACGAGTCCGCAAGACAAACGAGAAGTGGTACGCGAACTTATTGGTGTGATTCATACCGTTGGATCGTATGAAGAGTATAGGAGATCACAAAGAGAGGAATGTCATATTCTCTCCGAAAGATTGAAGCTTTTATTACCTCTTTTCGAAGAGATTAGAGATTTCGAAGGACAGATACCTGAATCGGGCATCGAatgtttgatgagattgaaaaAAGCATTTTCATCCGCGAAGAAATTGTTAAAAACTTGCCATTGTGGAAGTAAAATTTATCTGGTTAGCAAACCTTTGTTTTTCAATTGATTGATTATATCGTCATTTTGTCTATCGTAGGGTGTTTTTTGTGCTCGAAATATTGCATTATTTCGTCGTTGTTACTCTTCTTTCTCATGTTTGTTGTGTAATGCTCTTTATTTCGTTGTTGTTTTTGCTCCCGTATCTATATccatttttcaaactatttGACGTGTAAACAATCTCTCTATCTCTACGAGGGCACTTGTGAGATTACACTGGTtatgttgtcgttgttgttgattatgtcattattatatttatctGCACCTGTTGTTTACACCAAACGAGTGATAGTATGACGTGTGTGTTCTTCACACTCTTCTGTCACCTAACTATGGTTaattaatatacattttttttcaccGATTTCGAGTTGGTTGAATATGTTTGTTTTACTTACAAATATGCAGGCCATAGAAAGTGAGGCTGTTATGGGAAGATTCTATTCTGTGTATGAAAGATTAAGTCAAGCTCAGGAAAACATACCTTATGATGATTTTGGAATTTCGGATGAAGAGAAAGAACAGGTACGATTCATttcatttatcatttttttctgGCGTTGCTGTTTGTTCAGCTAAGGGTCTTTCGGAAACAGCCTATCTACCTTCTCAAAGGTAGgagtaaggtctgcgtacattTTATCCTCCTCAGATCCCACTTGTGAGATTCCACTGtgtttgttgttgatgttgatcGTTCACCGGTTTCAGGTGGAGTTAGTGAGAGGGCAATTTCAAAGAGCTAAGAAGAGAAACGATAGTCAAGACATGGAACTCACGATGGATTTGATGGTTGCGCTGTCTACAAATGGTGATAGGAATGCAGATAGTGCTA
This portion of the Solanum pennellii chromosome 12, SPENNV200 genome encodes:
- the LOC107005670 gene encoding G2/mitotic-specific cyclin-2-like, producing MVGSNENSQGVVRPSILRGVMGNNRRALSTINGNIVEAPQYPCKLRKKNGVTDKYVDGEMNPIHRPVTRKYAAQVADKPQQPSLEVTKTVVETAPNGNELEGVIITDVEDYKATSDYVVPMSVQHTEAMMEEIDRMDEEIEMEEIEKALIVDIDRADKKNVLAAVEYIDDIHAYYKKIESSACAPPNYMKQQFDINERMRAILIDWLIEVHYKFELMEETLYLTVNLIDRFLAVQPVVRKELQLVGVTALFLACKYEEVSVPVVQDLILISDKAYTGIEVLGMEKLMINTLQFKLSVPTTYMFMKRFLKAAQSDKKVELLSFFMTELCLVEYETLRFPPSMLAAAAIFTAQCTLGVAKEWTKTCEKYSKYTRDQLLECSKLMVTFHQKAATGRLNAVHRKYSISKYGFVAKMFPPASFLLEASFF